A genomic segment from Salvia splendens isolate huo1 chromosome 13, SspV2, whole genome shotgun sequence encodes:
- the LOC121760567 gene encoding uncharacterized protein LOC121760567 — translation MEKVWVEQTETGIVMNLKEKESSFEGSFELMNSTSFAAQETETKFNKKSSSTLGGGSDSDMVDVDVNDAVRNITIDVLQWKILEIGHNLVGYPRAEVKRADLFSHVHVPHLEVGFETDIDLEVTKGYIDDRSDWEDSTCLVWDQHGRELSENKEHTVSRSRSRSEERGKKNFKQQLVKQELISQVVCRVSSLCCGTEFMSSGRVFDDLQNRKSILKLPGTLKITIDDTEGMSFLHQNTITHRGLKVSNLFMDENKVLMSVNAVVFGVAQVQVFRQKLYNQKDNVFIYEVMLWVLLTGKSPYAHNWEHHPIIVEEPKHHTERVLQIFEELGIEVKVYSGAENYES, via the exons ATGGAGAAGGTTTGGGTGGAACAGACTGAAACGGGGATAGTGATGAATCTGAAGGAGAAGGAATCCTCTTTTGAAGGCAGCTTTGAGTTGATGAATTCAACATCATTCGCAGCTCAAGAAACGGAGACAAAATTCAACAAGAAATCATCATCTACACTTGGTGGAGGGTCCGATTCTGATATGGTAGATGTTGATGTGAATGATGCTGTGAGGAATATAACGATTGATGTGTTGCAATGGAAGATTCTCGAGATCGGACACAACCTCGTAGGCTACCCGAGGGCAGAGGTCAAAAGAGCTGATTTGTTTTCACATGTACATGTTCCTCACTTAGAGGTTGGGTTTGAAACTGACATTGATTTGGAAGTTACAAAGGGGTACATTGATGACCGCAGTGATT GGGAGGACAGTACATGCCTTGTTTGGGACCAACATGGCAGAGAACTCAGTGAGAACAAGGAGCATACTG TTTCAAGGAGTCGGTCTCGTTCGGAGGAGAGGGGGAAGAAGAACTTCAAGCAACAGTTAGTTAAACAAGAGCTGATATCTCAGGTTGTGTGCCGGGTTTCATCCCTATGTTGTGGTACTGAATTTATGTCAAGTGGAAGGGTGTTCGATGATCTGCAAAATCGAAAGAGTATCCTCAAGCTTCCAGGCACGTTGAAAATTACGATTGATGACACTGAAGGAATGAGCTTTTTGCATCAAAATACCATAACCCATAGGGGCTTGAAGGTTTCTAACCTTTTTATGGATGAAAACAAAGTGCTAATGAGTGTTAATGCTGTTGTTTTTGGTGTGGCTCAAGTGCAGGTTTTTAGGCAGAAGCTATACAATCAAAAGGACAATGTTTTTATCTATGAGGTTATGCTATGGGTGCTTCTAACTGGAAAGAGTCCATATGCTCACAATTGGGAGCATCATCCTATAATAGTTGAGGAGCCTAAACATCACACTGAAAGAGTCTTGCAGATTTTTGAAGAGTTAGGAATTGAGGTCAAGGTTTATTCCGGGGCTGAGAATTATGAAAGTTAA
- the LOC121760568 gene encoding uncharacterized protein LOC121760568, which yields MVRGNHNAPAPVPVEDSFSPYYLHPSDNPGLQLVSQLLDGSNYINWSRSISTALLPKNKLLFVNGVLLRPSNDDLLFSAWLRCNSMVVSWLRNFISPHICSSIMYLDDAHEIWPDLRERFSQCDSARTYQLKQQLMAPSQGNSDVNTYFTSLRTVWDEYKHTQPLSWCTCNHYRCDSASRWHKQLEDDCTVQFLIGLNHSFSQIRSSILSMVSLPSLSKVFSLVIQEERQRNIDGASSHISPSPSEMHYSVNAASSFYGRLKLLCSHCGKTNHTVDRCFTLHGFPPGFGHGKGKEPPKEYASSKLVNFVEAFIPDSSDKTVPVASLPSVDQCQ from the coding sequence ATGGTTCGTGGTAACCACAATGCGCCGGCGCCGGTGCCGGTTGAAGATTCTTTCAGTCCTTATTATCTTCATCCGAGCGACAATCCCGGTCTTCAATTAGTTTCTCAGCTACTTGATGGCTCCAATTACATCAATTGGAGCCGATCTATTTCCACTGCTCTTTTGCCGAAGAATAAATTGCTCTTCGTTAATGGCGTTTTGTTGCGGCCTTCAAATGATGATTTGCTATTCTCTGCTTGGCTTAGATGTAATAGTATGGTGGTTTCCTGGCTCAGGAACTTTATATCTCCTCATATCTGCTCAAGCATCATGTACTTGGATGATGCGCATGAGATATGGCCGGATCTTCGTGAGAGGTTTTCTCAGTGTGATTCTGCAAGGACCTATCAGCTTAAACAACAATTAATGGCTCCATCTCAGGGAAATTCTGATGTTAACACTTATTTTACCAGCCTTCGGACTGTATGGGATGAGTATAAGCACACTCAACCACTCTCTTGGTGTACATGTAACCATTACAGGTGTGACAGTGCTTCCCGCTGGCACAAACAGCTGGAGGATGATTGCACCGTTCAATTTTTGATCGGATTGAATCATTCTTTCTCTCAGATTCGATCGAGCATTTTATCCATGGTGTCGTTGCCTTCACTATCTAAAGTGTTTTCTCTTGTAATCCAGGAAGAGAGGCAAAGAAACATTGATGGTGCTTCCTCTCATATCTCCCCATCCCCTAGCGAGATGCATTACTCTGTGAATGCGGCTTCATCTTTTTATGGCCGACTAAAACTTCTATGCTCTCATTGTGGCAAGACTAACCATACTGTTGACAGATGCTTTACTCTACATGGTTTTCCCCCAGGTTTTGGCCATGGAAAGGGCAAGGAACCTCCTAAGGAATATGCTTCTTCAAAGTTAGTGAATTTTGTAGAAGCTTTCATTCCAGACAGCAGTGATAAGACTGTACCAGTTGCTTCACTTCCTTCTGTAGATCAGTGCCAGTAG